A DNA window from Spirochaetales bacterium contains the following coding sequences:
- the nifJ gene encoding pyruvate:ferredoxin (flavodoxin) oxidoreductase, protein MSRKNVTIDGNSAVAYVAHATNEVIAIYPITPSSSMGEMADMYSAEGRKNIWGTVPIVAELQSEGGASGAVHGALTTGALTTTFTASQGLLLMLPNMFKIAGELTSTVFHISARSVACQALSIFGDHTDVMAARSTGFGLIASNSVQEAMDMALIAQAATLEARVPFLHFFDGFRTSSEIQKVEELTLDDMKSMIPDELVHRHRMLGLNPERPSIKGTSQNPDVFFAARETVNKYYLATPAIVEGVMKKFAEVVGREYGLFDYVGAPDAERIAILMGSGAETMEETVEYLAGKGEKVGLIKVRLYRPFSIGHFIAALPKSVKAIAVLDRTKEPGSLGEPMYEDVRTAIGEAMAGGQLSRQDYPVVVGGRYGLGSNEFNPGMAKAVLDNLKSSTPKNHFTIGIHDDVTNTSLEWDNDFSTEAEGVHRAMFYGLGSDGTVGANKNSIKIIGKATDNYAQGYFVYDSKKAGAITISHLRFGKKQIKSTYLIQKSNFLACHKFSFLEKYDMLKHIVPGGTFLLNTHYSKDEIWDNIPAEVQKHIVGKKLRFYIINAMDLADKIGLGGRINTIMQTAFFLISGVLPEDEALKLIKKAVENTYGHKGSDIVTKNMMAIESAKDNIVRVDYPEKVTSSLRIQSPVPEDAPDFVKEVTGMIISQKGTEIPVSKLPDDGTYPSGTTQYEKRNIAEEIPVWEPDVCIQCGECSLVCPHGVIRLKIYDEGALKNPPSTFKHTEAKGKEYAGKRFTIQVSPEDCTGCGACVFSCPAHKKDAEGNKTEEKAINLKPQPPLREEESKNWNYFLSLPDTDPLTIKRNTVKGSQLIPPLFEFSGACAGCGETPYVKLLSQLFGDRAIIANATGCSSIYGGNLPTTPYTKRRDGRGPSWSNSLFEDAAEFGFGMRLSSDKLNQYALELVEQAIRAGGPSKDLLTAILNNKQESQEEIETQRTNVGKLKEELKNSTSGGAKELLSVADYLIRRSVWVLGGDGWAYDIGYGGLDHVIASGRNVNILCLDTEVYSNTGGQMSKATPVGAIARFAASGKPISKKDLGMMAMSYGYVYVARVAMGANKMQTIKAFNEAENYDGPSLIIAYSHCIAHGINMTKGMNEQKLAVDSGMWTLFRYDPRRAAEGKNPLSLDSREPSVDVADYMYNEIRFRSLKQIEPERAEKLLNQARTDAKQRYQQYKYLADRPF, encoded by the coding sequence ATGAGTAGAAAAAATGTTACAATTGACGGTAATTCTGCTGTTGCCTATGTCGCGCACGCAACAAATGAAGTGATTGCCATTTACCCGATTACCCCCTCGTCATCCATGGGGGAGATGGCGGATATGTATTCGGCGGAAGGCAGAAAGAATATCTGGGGTACCGTCCCGATTGTGGCGGAACTGCAATCCGAAGGAGGGGCTTCGGGCGCGGTCCATGGCGCCCTTACCACCGGGGCCCTTACCACCACCTTTACCGCTTCCCAGGGCCTCCTTCTCATGCTCCCGAACATGTTCAAGATAGCGGGTGAGTTGACATCGACGGTCTTTCATATTTCCGCGCGTTCGGTCGCCTGCCAGGCACTCTCCATTTTCGGTGACCATACCGATGTCATGGCGGCCAGATCCACGGGATTCGGCCTCATCGCCTCCAACAGCGTCCAGGAAGCCATGGACATGGCCCTCATCGCACAGGCCGCGACCCTTGAAGCACGGGTTCCTTTCCTTCATTTTTTCGACGGATTCAGGACATCTTCCGAAATCCAGAAGGTCGAGGAACTCACTCTCGACGATATGAAATCGATGATTCCCGATGAACTCGTCCACCGGCACAGGATGCTGGGTTTGAATCCGGAGCGGCCTTCGATCAAGGGAACATCGCAGAATCCCGATGTCTTTTTTGCCGCGCGGGAAACAGTGAACAAATATTACCTGGCGACACCCGCGATCGTCGAAGGCGTCATGAAAAAATTCGCCGAGGTCGTCGGACGGGAATACGGACTGTTCGATTATGTCGGTGCACCGGATGCCGAAAGAATTGCCATTCTTATGGGAAGCGGCGCGGAAACGATGGAAGAGACCGTCGAATATCTTGCCGGAAAAGGAGAAAAGGTCGGTCTCATCAAGGTGAGACTCTACCGTCCGTTCAGTATCGGGCATTTTATCGCCGCTTTACCGAAAAGCGTGAAGGCGATTGCCGTTTTGGACAGGACAAAGGAACCCGGATCACTCGGTGAACCCATGTATGAAGACGTCAGGACCGCGATCGGTGAGGCGATGGCGGGCGGACAGCTTTCCAGACAGGATTATCCTGTCGTTGTCGGCGGACGATACGGCCTCGGTTCGAACGAATTCAATCCGGGCATGGCAAAGGCGGTCCTTGACAATCTGAAATCATCGACGCCGAAAAATCATTTTACCATCGGTATCCATGACGATGTGACAAACACCAGCCTCGAATGGGATAATGACTTCTCCACGGAAGCCGAGGGCGTTCACCGGGCGATGTTTTACGGCCTCGGTTCGGACGGAACGGTCGGCGCGAACAAAAACTCGATCAAGATCATCGGAAAGGCCACTGACAACTATGCCCAGGGCTATTTTGTCTACGACTCGAAAAAGGCCGGCGCGATCACGATTTCCCACCTCAGGTTCGGGAAAAAACAGATTAAGAGCACGTATCTCATACAAAAGTCGAATTTCCTTGCTTGTCACAAATTCAGCTTCCTCGAAAAATACGATATGCTCAAGCATATCGTTCCCGGCGGGACCTTCCTTCTCAATACCCACTATTCGAAAGACGAGATATGGGACAATATCCCCGCTGAAGTCCAGAAGCATATTGTCGGGAAGAAACTCAGATTCTACATCATCAATGCCATGGATCTCGCCGACAAGATCGGTCTCGGCGGAAGGATCAATACGATCATGCAGACCGCTTTCTTTCTCATCTCCGGCGTCCTCCCGGAAGACGAGGCATTGAAACTCATCAAGAAGGCCGTCGAGAACACCTACGGCCACAAGGGTTCGGACATTGTGACGAAAAACATGATGGCGATCGAATCGGCAAAAGACAATATCGTCAGGGTCGATTATCCGGAGAAGGTAACCAGCTCCCTTCGCATACAATCACCGGTTCCCGAAGATGCCCCTGATTTCGTAAAGGAAGTCACCGGCATGATCATTTCCCAGAAGGGAACCGAAATTCCGGTTTCAAAACTTCCTGATGACGGGACATACCCTTCGGGTACCACCCAATACGAAAAGCGGAATATCGCGGAAGAGATCCCGGTCTGGGAGCCCGATGTCTGCATCCAGTGCGGTGAATGTTCGCTGGTCTGTCCCCACGGAGTCATCAGACTGAAAATATACGATGAGGGGGCGCTCAAGAATCCGCCTTCCACATTCAAACATACCGAGGCAAAAGGAAAAGAGTACGCGGGGAAACGCTTTACCATACAGGTCTCCCCTGAAGACTGTACCGGCTGCGGCGCCTGCGTCTTCTCGTGTCCCGCACACAAAAAGGACGCAGAGGGAAACAAGACGGAGGAAAAAGCGATCAACCTCAAGCCCCAGCCGCCGCTGCGTGAAGAGGAATCGAAAAACTGGAATTACTTCCTCTCGCTCCCGGACACCGATCCCCTCACGATCAAGCGTAACACGGTCAAGGGCTCGCAGCTCATTCCGCCGCTATTCGAGTTTTCCGGCGCGTGCGCGGGCTGCGGTGAAACGCCGTACGTGAAGCTGCTTTCGCAGCTTTTCGGCGACAGGGCGATCATCGCCAACGCGACGGGGTGTTCCTCCATCTATGGCGGCAATCTCCCCACCACCCCCTATACCAAACGCCGGGACGGGAGGGGGCCTTCCTGGTCGAACTCCCTGTTCGAGGACGCGGCCGAGTTCGGATTCGGCATGCGGCTTTCGAGCGATAAATTGAATCAGTATGCCCTCGAACTGGTCGAACAGGCCATCCGGGCCGGGGGACCGTCAAAAGACCTCCTGACCGCCATTTTGAACAACAAACAGGAAAGCCAGGAAGAAATTGAAACCCAACGGACGAATGTGGGCAAACTCAAGGAAGAACTTAAAAATTCAACCTCCGGCGGGGCGAAGGAACTCCTTTCCGTCGCCGATTATCTGATCCGGCGCTCCGTCTGGGTTCTGGGCGGCGACGGCTGGGCGTACGATATCGGTTACGGCGGCCTCGATCACGTCATCGCCTCCGGGCGGAACGTGAACATCCTCTGCCTCGACACCGAGGTCTATTCGAACACGGGCGGGCAGATGTCCAAGGCGACGCCGGTGGGCGCGATCGCGAGGTTCGCGGCAAGCGGGAAACCGATATCGAAAAAAGACCTCGGTATGATGGCGATGAGTTACGGCTACGTGTACGTCGCCCGTGTCGCCATGGGCGCCAACAAAATGCAGACGATCAAGGCCTTTAACGAAGCGGAAAACTACGACGGGCCGTCACTGATTATCGCATACAGCCACTGTATCGCGCACGGGATCAACATGACAAAGGGAATGAACGAACAGAAACTCGCGGTCGATTCGGGAATGTGGACGCTTTTCCGGTACGACCCCAGGCGCGCGGCGGAAGGCAAGAACCCGCTCTCACTCGATTCCAGGGAACCCTCGGTCGATGTCGCCGACTATATGTACAACGAAATCAGATTCAGGTCGCTGAAGCAAATCGAGCCGGAACGGGCCGAAAAATTACTCAACCAGGCCCGCACGGACGCGAAGCAGCGGTACCAGCAATACAAATATCTCGCGGACAGGCCGTTCTGA
- a CDS encoding indolepyruvate oxidoreductase subunit beta yields MGNIFNILMVGVGGQGIIMASDIVSLTAMYGGRDVKKSEIHGMSQRGGSVFSHIRIGEKVHSPLIAAGEADILFSLEEMETLRWIGYANEKSIIICMKTRINPAMVEEYPAGIEEEIKRASPKACFIDPEPLRKEIGNAKFLNVALIGLLSGFVDFNEDCWEKAIREKVPEDTFEGNWNAFHTGKKLYREAFE; encoded by the coding sequence ATGGGCAACATCTTCAATATTCTGATGGTCGGTGTCGGCGGCCAGGGGATCATCATGGCTTCGGATATCGTTTCCCTTACCGCCATGTACGGGGGAAGGGACGTCAAAAAAAGCGAAATACACGGGATGAGCCAGCGCGGCGGTTCCGTGTTCAGCCATATCAGGATAGGGGAGAAGGTCCATTCACCCCTGATCGCAGCGGGAGAAGCGGATATCCTCTTTTCGCTCGAAGAAATGGAAACACTCAGGTGGATTGGCTACGCGAATGAAAAGAGTATCATTATCTGTATGAAAACCCGCATTAATCCGGCGATGGTGGAAGAATACCCTGCCGGTATCGAAGAGGAGATCAAACGGGCAAGCCCGAAGGCGTGTTTCATCGATCCGGAGCCGCTGAGAAAGGAAATCGGTAACGCGAAATTCCTCAATGTCGCCCTCATCGGGTTGCTTTCGGGATTTGTCGATTTTAATGAAGACTGCTGGGAAAAGGCGATCCGGGAAAAGGTACCCGAAGATACCTTTGAAGGAAACTGGAACGCTTTTCATACGGGAAAAAAATTATACAGGGAGGCGTTTGAATGA
- a CDS encoding indolepyruvate ferredoxin oxidoreductase subunit alpha — translation MAEKKLLSGNEAIARGAFEAGVTVGTGYPGTPSTEILESLTTYPGIYTEWSVNEKVAFEVAMGAALSGARCLLTMKHVGLNVAADPLFTASYTGIKGGLVLANADDPAMHSSQNEQDNRHYAYAAKVPMLEPSDCQEAKDFTVFAYNLSETYDTPVILRTVTRLSHSLGVVEIEESPSREREIEGFRRNLKKYVMIPGHARARHVVVEERMKRLEKDVNGFSINKMEIADSNIGFITSGIVDTYVREVFPDASVLKLGCVNPLPGEMIREFFGRVKKVSVVEELDPFIELRIRAMGLQVEGKKYYPVTGELTPDLVRKPFQGEAALTVKTAKKGLENRISLPPRPPSLCPGCPHREFFKIARKLGLIVTGDIGCYTLGVLPPYNAMDTCVEMGGSIGHAQGIEIAGGKPEGTGVVAVIGDSTFAHSGITGLLNAAYNGRRSLIVVLDNSTTAMTGMQPNPLSGQRINGEETVRLDYIKLALAFGMNEENVRIVDAYRPKEIEEALTSLLESKRLSLLVVQGLCIILKKRRRKAG, via the coding sequence GTGGCGGAAAAAAAGCTTTTATCCGGTAACGAGGCCATCGCGCGGGGGGCATTCGAGGCGGGTGTAACCGTCGGTACCGGGTATCCAGGCACCCCTTCAACGGAAATCCTCGAAAGTCTCACGACATATCCCGGCATTTATACTGAATGGTCGGTCAATGAAAAGGTCGCCTTTGAGGTCGCCATGGGCGCGGCCTTATCCGGTGCCCGATGTCTTTTAACCATGAAACATGTGGGATTGAATGTCGCGGCGGATCCGCTTTTTACCGCCTCATATACGGGAATAAAGGGCGGGCTCGTATTGGCCAACGCGGATGATCCGGCTATGCATTCATCCCAGAACGAGCAGGACAACAGACACTACGCCTATGCGGCGAAAGTGCCCATGCTCGAACCGTCGGATTGCCAGGAGGCGAAGGATTTTACCGTCTTCGCTTATAATCTGAGTGAAACATACGATACGCCGGTCATCCTTCGCACCGTAACGCGGCTTTCCCATTCCCTCGGGGTAGTGGAAATCGAAGAAAGCCCTTCACGGGAGAGGGAGATCGAGGGGTTCAGGCGTAACCTTAAAAAGTATGTCATGATTCCCGGTCACGCGCGGGCCCGCCATGTGGTTGTGGAAGAACGGATGAAGCGGCTCGAAAAGGACGTGAACGGATTTTCCATCAATAAAATGGAGATTGCCGATTCGAATATCGGCTTCATTACCTCGGGTATCGTCGATACCTATGTCAGGGAAGTTTTCCCTGATGCGTCGGTCCTCAAACTCGGGTGCGTCAATCCGCTTCCCGGGGAAATGATCAGGGAGTTTTTCGGTCGCGTCAAAAAGGTGTCCGTCGTCGAGGAACTCGATCCCTTTATCGAACTTCGCATCAGGGCGATGGGGCTTCAGGTCGAAGGCAAGAAATATTACCCTGTCACCGGAGAGCTTACTCCGGATCTGGTACGCAAACCGTTTCAGGGAGAAGCGGCATTAACGGTCAAGACGGCAAAAAAGGGACTCGAGAACAGGATATCCCTTCCGCCGCGGCCGCCGTCCCTCTGCCCGGGTTGTCCACACCGGGAATTCTTCAAGATCGCCCGAAAACTCGGCCTTATCGTCACCGGCGATATCGGCTGTTACACCCTCGGGGTTCTCCCTCCGTATAACGCTATGGATACCTGTGTGGAAATGGGCGGGAGTATCGGCCATGCCCAGGGGATAGAGATCGCGGGCGGAAAACCCGAAGGAACGGGCGTGGTCGCGGTGATCGGTGATTCGACCTTCGCGCATTCGGGCATCACGGGACTGCTCAATGCCGCTTATAACGGCCGCCGCTCCCTCATCGTCGTACTCGACAACTCGACCACGGCCATGACCGGCATGCAGCCCAACCCCCTTTCCGGGCAGCGGATAAACGGTGAGGAAACAGTGAGGCTCGATTATATAAAACTCGCTCTGGCGTTCGGCATGAACGAGGAAAATGTGCGGATCGTCGATGCGTACCGGCCGAAAGAGATCGAAGAGGCCCTGACTTCGCTGCTTGAAAGTAAAAGGTTGTCGCTCCTTGTTGTTCAGGGATTATGCATAATCCTGAAAAAAAGAAGAAGGAAGGCGGGGTGA
- the sixA gene encoding phosphohistidine phosphatase SixA: MYLYLVQHAQAKGKEEDPQRGLTYEGRKAIEKTSHHFANLPSDIGEIIHSTKLRAKETAEILAHALGIGERISEKEGLEPLQPVLPMKTEIDNKGGNIVLVGHLPYLDRLSSLLLCGNENEHIISFRNAGIVCMRREDGHWSLEWILQPDII, translated from the coding sequence ATGTATCTTTATCTCGTTCAGCACGCGCAGGCAAAGGGTAAAGAAGAAGATCCCCAGCGGGGATTGACTTACGAAGGAAGAAAGGCGATCGAAAAAACATCCCACCACTTCGCGAATCTGCCGTCGGACATCGGTGAGATCATTCATAGTACCAAACTGAGGGCGAAGGAGACGGCGGAAATCCTCGCGCACGCACTCGGAATAGGCGAACGGATTTCGGAAAAGGAAGGGCTGGAGCCGCTCCAGCCGGTTCTCCCGATGAAAACGGAGATCGACAACAAGGGCGGTAATATTGTTCTTGTCGGCCATCTCCCCTATCTCGACAGATTATCGTCGCTTCTTCTCTGCGGGAACGAGAATGAACATATCATTTCGTTCAGGAATGCGGGTATTGTCTGTATGAGACGGGAAGACGGACACTGGTCCCTGGAATGGATTCTTCAGCCGGACATCATCTGA
- a CDS encoding phenylacetate--CoA ligase, translating to MYWQKDLECIDRDHLKKLQKDRFASTMANASRSPYYKRLFSENDIGGTLPLDLIADIPFTSKQDLRNHFPYGFLAVDLEETVRLHSSSGTTGNPTVVFHTSEDIEAWASLMARSIYMTGARNTDVFQNMMGYGLFTGGLGLHYGAEKLGMLVIPIGPGNSKRQLWFMQQFKTTVVHILPSYALRLHNVMEESGIDPRKDTCLRIAFIGAEPHTEAIRKKIEELLGVDAYNSYGLSEMCGPGVAFECVCKDGLHLWEDEFYMEVIDPVTGNVLPDGEEGELVLTTLKRKAQPLLRYRTRDLTRIIPGECKCGRTHRRIERIKGRSDDMLIINGVNLFPMQIEKVIMGIPEAGNNYIIEVHKKNYMDKITVKVEINENYFNGTLAELAHLEKKIEEELKAELLVTPVVKLVEASSLPIHEGKAKRVYDLREMEQGGG from the coding sequence ATGTACTGGCAAAAGGACCTGGAATGCATAGACCGGGATCATCTTAAAAAACTCCAGAAAGACCGATTCGCTTCGACAATGGCGAATGCTTCACGTTCGCCTTATTATAAACGGCTGTTCAGCGAAAATGATATCGGCGGCACGCTCCCCCTGGATTTGATTGCCGATATCCCCTTTACGTCAAAACAGGATCTCCGGAACCATTTCCCCTACGGTTTTCTTGCCGTCGATCTTGAGGAAACGGTACGGCTTCATTCATCGTCAGGAACAACGGGAAATCCGACGGTCGTGTTTCATACCTCGGAGGACATCGAAGCGTGGGCCTCACTTATGGCACGGAGTATTTATATGACCGGGGCCAGAAATACGGATGTGTTTCAGAATATGATGGGCTACGGGCTGTTTACCGGGGGACTCGGGCTTCACTATGGAGCGGAAAAACTCGGTATGCTCGTGATTCCGATAGGACCGGGAAACAGCAAGCGGCAGTTGTGGTTCATGCAGCAGTTCAAAACAACGGTCGTCCATATCCTTCCCAGCTACGCATTACGGCTCCATAACGTGATGGAGGAGTCGGGAATCGATCCCCGAAAGGACACCTGCCTGCGGATCGCTTTTATCGGCGCGGAACCGCATACGGAAGCGATCAGGAAAAAAATCGAGGAACTTCTTGGGGTCGACGCCTATAATTCCTACGGGCTTTCCGAAATGTGCGGACCGGGTGTCGCATTCGAATGCGTATGCAAGGATGGACTCCACCTCTGGGAAGACGAGTTTTACATGGAAGTCATCGATCCGGTCACGGGAAACGTCCTTCCCGACGGCGAGGAGGGAGAACTCGTGTTGACGACACTCAAAAGGAAGGCCCAGCCCCTGCTTCGCTACAGAACGAGGGATCTGACAAGGATCATACCCGGTGAGTGCAAATGCGGGAGAACTCACCGCCGGATCGAACGGATCAAGGGACGCAGCGACGATATGCTGATTATCAATGGGGTGAACCTTTTCCCCATGCAGATCGAAAAGGTGATCATGGGCATACCGGAGGCGGGAAATAATTACATCATCGAGGTGCATAAAAAGAACTATATGGATAAAATCACCGTCAAGGTGGAGATTAACGAGAATTATTTCAACGGAACACTCGCCGAACTGGCGCATCTTGAAAAAAAGATCGAAGAGGAGTTGAAAGCGGAGCTGCTCGTCACGCCGGTCGTCAAACTGGTCGAGGCATCGAGCCTTCCGATTCATGAAGGTAAGGCCAAACGGGTGTATGATTTGAGGGAAATGGAGCAAGGAGGAGGATAA
- a CDS encoding ABC transporter ATP-binding protein, whose product MKDTNGTKTGPLKKHIIASRGKVLLASLFSVLNKLFDLAPPFLIGAAVDIAVRRSGSFLGAMGIRDAVTQFIILGVATLVIWIMESIFEYLYKITWQNLAQHIQHALRKETYDHIQTLEMAFFEDNKTGGIMAILNNDINQLERFLNSGINDIIQVTVTVTVISSAFFFLSPQIAWMAMLPVPFLIFFSINYQNFLKPKYRDVREKVGILNGILSNNLTGMATIKSYVAESYESERVVAISKEYMKSNRHAIAFSAGFVPLIRMIIVIGFFLMLVFGGLRTLSGNLEIAAYSAMVFLTQRLLWPLTRLGDTLDLFQRSMASASRIQSLLVRESGIRGGTRRLETDDVKGGIHFHHVGFSYKNREPIFSDFTVEVRPGRNIAFVGITGAGKSTIVKLLLRFYDPDEGKIALDGIDIADLDIGDLRRAIGLVKQDTFIIDGTIFENIAYARPETPMEAVIEAARIAEIHEFIANLPDAYDTLVGERGQKLSGGQRQRIAIARAVLKNPPILVLDEATSSVDNETEAAIQRSLEKIIRGRTTIIIAHRLSTIRNANRIYVIGDGSITEAGTHEELLGRGGLYANLWNVQTGKR is encoded by the coding sequence ATGAAAGATACAAACGGAACAAAAACGGGCCCGCTTAAAAAACATATCATTGCCTCTCGTGGGAAGGTCCTTCTCGCTTCTCTTTTTTCGGTTTTGAACAAACTCTTCGATCTTGCCCCGCCTTTTCTGATCGGGGCGGCCGTGGACATCGCGGTGCGGAGAAGCGGATCGTTTCTGGGTGCCATGGGGATTCGTGACGCGGTCACCCAGTTCATCATTTTAGGGGTTGCCACCCTCGTCATCTGGATCATGGAGTCGATATTCGAATACCTCTACAAAATCACCTGGCAGAACCTCGCCCAGCATATCCAGCACGCGTTGAGAAAAGAGACCTACGATCACATCCAGACCCTCGAAATGGCCTTTTTCGAAGACAACAAGACGGGCGGCATTATGGCGATCCTGAACAACGATATCAACCAGCTCGAGCGTTTCCTCAACAGCGGGATCAATGACATTATCCAGGTCACCGTCACCGTGACGGTTATATCATCAGCCTTTTTCTTTCTCTCCCCCCAGATCGCATGGATGGCGATGCTGCCGGTTCCTTTTCTTATATTCTTTTCGATCAACTACCAGAATTTTCTCAAACCCAAATACCGCGATGTGCGGGAAAAAGTCGGCATCCTGAACGGCATTCTCTCGAACAACCTGACCGGTATGGCGACGATTAAAAGCTATGTAGCCGAATCGTATGAAAGCGAACGCGTGGTAGCGATCTCAAAGGAATACATGAAGTCGAACAGACATGCAATCGCTTTCAGCGCCGGATTCGTTCCCCTCATCCGTATGATCATCGTGATCGGTTTTTTCCTCATGCTCGTCTTCGGGGGTCTCCGGACCCTTTCGGGGAACCTCGAGATCGCCGCATACAGCGCCATGGTCTTTCTTACCCAACGGCTGCTCTGGCCGCTTACAAGGCTGGGGGATACCCTCGATCTTTTCCAGCGCTCAATGGCGTCCGCTTCGAGAATTCAGTCGCTGCTCGTTCGTGAAAGCGGCATACGAGGCGGGACCCGCCGGCTCGAAACGGACGATGTGAAAGGCGGCATCCATTTTCATCATGTCGGTTTTTCATATAAAAACAGGGAACCTATTTTTTCCGATTTCACGGTTGAAGTCCGGCCGGGCCGGAACATCGCCTTTGTCGGCATCACGGGCGCCGGAAAAAGCACGATCGTGAAACTCCTGCTTCGCTTTTACGACCCCGACGAGGGAAAGATCGCCCTGGACGGCATCGACATTGCCGATCTCGATATCGGGGACCTCAGGCGGGCGATCGGCCTGGTCAAGCAGGACACCTTTATCATCGACGGCACTATTTTCGAAAACATCGCCTATGCGCGGCCGGAAACGCCGATGGAAGCGGTCATTGAGGCGGCAAGGATCGCGGAAATCCATGAGTTTATCGCAAACCTTCCCGATGCCTACGACACCCTGGTCGGCGAACGGGGCCAGAAATTGAGCGGGGGCCAGCGGCAGCGGATCGCGATCGCGCGGGCGGTCCTGAAAAACCCGCCCATCCTTGTGCTTGACGAGGCGACATCGAGCGTCGACAACGAGACGGAAGCGGCGATCCAGCGTTCGCTTGAAAAAATCATCAGGGGGAGGACCACGATCATCATCGCCCACCGGCTTTCGACAATCAGAAACGCCAACAGGATTTATGTTATCGGTGACGGGAGCATCACGGAAGCGGGAACCCACGAAGAGCTGCTCGGGCGGGGGGGATTGTATGCGAACCTCTGGAACGTCCAGACGGGAAAGCGATGA